A window of Kribbella voronezhensis genomic DNA:
ACACCGGCCGCGAGCCGCCACGGGCGGACCAGCATCAGGCGGCCGACCGCGCCCTCGGCCTTCTGGTCCAGCGAGTCGGCCAGCCGGCGCCGGCTCCAGTCGCGATCGGCGACCAGGCAGGAGACCGCGGCGACCAGCCAGAAGGCGAGGAAGATGTCGAGCAGCGCGACCCGCGACATCACGAAGTGCAGGCCGTCGACCGCGAGCAGGAGGCCGGCGATACAGCCGATCAGCGTCGACCGGGTCATCCGGCGCACGACCCGGATCAGCAGCAGGACGGTCAGGGTGCCGAACAGGGCCGGCATGAACCGCCAGCCGAACGTGTTCATCCCGAACAACTGCTCACCGGCGGCGATCATCCACTTGCCGACCTCGGGGTGCACGGTCAGGCTCGGGGTGGTCTTGAAGACGTCCAGGTTGCCGGCCAGGATCGCCTTGTCGGCGGCCCCTTCGGGCTTGTCGATGAACTGCAACGCGTACCCGTGCTTGAGCAGCGAGTACGCGTCCTTGGCGTAGTAGGTCTCGTCGAAGACGAACTTGACCGGGTTGCCGAGGTTCCAGAACCGCAGGATCGCGGCCATCGCCGTGATCGCGAGGGTGGCGATCCAGCCGCCCTCGAAATCCCGCGGCATCGGCGGGTACAACCGCTGTTTCAGCGGCGGCAGCCGGCGCCCCTGGACGTCGCGCCCGAGCGTCTCCCGCACCTCGGCGGCCGTCGCGGTGTCGTCATCGATCACAGCAGTCACGCGGCCATCGTACGGAGCCCCGGATACCACCGCGTCCCGACACCGCCTCGACCGGCTGCGAGGATGGCTCCATGACCGGGCGATTGGTGTTGGCGGGGACTCCTATTGGGGATCTGGGGGATGCGTCGGCGCGGTTGGCGCGGGTGTTGGGGGAGGCCGATGTGGTGGCCGCGGAGGACACGCGGCGGCTGCGGCGGTTGACGACGGAGCTCGGGATCGTGGTGCACGGGCGGGTGCTGAGCTTCTTCGAGGGGAACGAGCGGGAGCGGACGCCGGAGCTGGTGGCGGCGCTGCTCGAGGGGCAGACCGTGGTGGTGGTGACGGACGCGGGGATGCCGAGCGTCTCCGACCCGGGGTACCGGTTGGTGGCGGCCGCGATCGAGGCGGAGATCCACGTGACCGCCGTACCGGGGCCGTCCGCGGTGCTCACCGCGCTGGCGCTGTCGGGGCTGCCGGTGGACCGGTTCACCTTCGAGGGGTTCCTGCCGCGCAAGCCGGGTGAGCGGACGAAGCGGTTGCAGGAGCTGGCCAAGGAGCCGCGGACGATGGTGTTCTTCGAGGCGCCGCACCGGCTGGCGGCCTCGCTGGAGAACATGGCCGAGGCGTTCGGCGCGGACCGGCGTACGGCGGTGTGCCGTGAGCTGACCAAGACCTATGAAGAGGTCAAGCGCGGTACGGCGGCCGAACTGGCCGAGTGGGCCATCGATGGCGTCCGCGGCGAGATCACCGTCGTCGTCGCCGGGGCAGACCAGACGAAGATCCTCGGCCCGGACGAGCTGGCCGCGGAGGTGGCTGCCGACGAGGAGGCGGGGACGCCGCGCAAGGAGGCGATCTCGGACGTCGCCAAGCGCTTCGGGGTGCCCAAGCGAACGGTGTACGACGCCGTACTGGCCGCTCGGCACCCTGGTAAATAACAGTGGCACGCCCGACTACGCTTGAGGCATGCCGGAGAAGTCCTTTTACGTCACCACCCCGATCTACTACGTCACGGCTCCGCCGCACATCGGCAGCGCCTACACGACGGTGGCCGGGGACGTCCTGACCCGTTGGCACGCCCAGCGGGGCGAGCGCAAGTGGTACCTGACCGGTACCGACGAGCACGGCGAGAAGGTGATGCGCAGCGCTGAGGCGCAGGGCATGTCTCCGCAGGCGTGGACGGACAAGCTGGTCGAGGAGTCCTGGAAGCCGGCCTGGGTCGACGTCGACATCGACTACGACGACTTCATCCGGACCACCGAGAAGCGGCACACCGACCGGGTCCGCGACTTCTGGCAGACGCTCTACGACAAGGGCGACGTCTACAAGGGTGAGTACGAAGGCCTGTACTGCGTCGGCTGCGAGGAGTTCAAGCTCCCCACGGACATCCGCACCGACGAAGACGGCACCCAGCGCTGCATGATCCACGGCACCGAGCTGGAGACGGTCTCGGAGACGAACTACTTCTTCCGCCTGTCCGCGTACGCCGACCGGCTGATCGAGTTGTACGAGTCGCAGCCGGACTTCGTCGCGCCGTCGAGCGCGCGCAACGAGGTCATCTCGTTCGTGAAGCAGGGGCTCCAGGACCTGTCGATCACCCGATCCACCTTCGACTGGGGCATTCCGGTGCCCTGGGACGAGGAGCACGTGCTCTATGTCTGGATCGACGCGCTGCTCAACTACGTGACGGCCGCCGGCTACGGCACCGATCCGGAGCGCTTCGAGCAGCTCTGGCCGGTCGACGTGCACCTGGTCGGCAAGGACATCCTGCGGTTCCACGCGGTGATCTGGCCGGCGATGCTGATGGCCGCGGGCGTCGCCGTACCGAAGCAGGTCTTCGCGCACGGCTGGCTGCTGGTTGGTGGCGAGAAGATGAGCAAGTCGAAGCTGACCGCGATCGCGCCGAACGAGATCACCGACCACTTCGGCTCCGACGCGTTCCGGTACTACTTCCTCCGCACGATCCAGTTCGGGTCGGACGGCTCGTTCTCCTGGGAGCACCTGAACGCGGTCTACACCTCGGAGCTGGCGAACGGCCTGGGCAACCTGGCCAGCCGGATCGCGGCGATGGTCGGCAAGTACTTCGACGGCGAGCTGCCCGAGGCTGTCGACCACGGGCCGGCCGAGCAGGCGCTCGCGGACAAGCTCGCCTCGACGGTCGCGGCCGCGGACAAGGCGATCGACACGCTCGCCTTCCAGGAAGCACTGACGGCGATCAACGACCTGGTCGGGGCGGTCAACGGGTACGTCTCCGAGCAGGAGCCGTGGAAGGTCGCGAAGGACGAAGCCCAGCGCGACCGGCTGGCGACCATCCTGTACACCTCGGCCGAGGTACTCCGCGCTGTCGCGGTGCTGCACAACCCGACGATGCCGAAGACGGCCGCCAAGCTGTGGACCCTGCTCGGCGCCGACGCCAAGCTCGGCCCACTGGCGGACCAGCGCGTCCAGGACGCCGGCACCTGGGGCCAGCTCCCGGCGGGCTCCGTCCTGGTCAAGGGCGACGCCCTCTTCCCGCGCCTCGCCGAGGTCGAGGCGTAGGTTTTCGGCAGTTTTCGCCGACGGGGAATACCTCCGCTGCCGGTATCGGTTGATGCTTCAAGTAACTCCAAACTTGAAGCATCAACCATCTCAGCGGAGGTTTCTCATGCAGGCGGTCGTGTACGAAGAGTTCGGTGGTCCTGAAGTACTGCAGACGCTCGAGATCGACGAGCCGCATGCGGGGCCTGGCGAGGTGCGGATCGCGGTCCGCGCCGCTGGGGTGAACCCGATGGACTACAAGCTGCGCCGGGGTTGGTTCAACGCGGAGGCGGCCGTGTTCCCCGTCGTACCGGGCTTCGAGGTCGCGGGCGTGGTGGATGAGGTCGGCGACGGCGTGACCGAGTTCGTGGTCGGGGACGAGGTCGTCGGATGGGGCAAGACCGGCACCTTCGCGGAGTACGCCCTCGCCGGGGTCGTTGCGAAGAAGCCGGCCGAGGTGTCGTTCGAGGAGGCCGTGGCGCTTCCCGTCGCCGGTGAGACGTCCGCACGGGCGCTTGGCCTGCTCGGCGTGACGGCCGGCGAAACCGTACTGATCCACGGCGCGGCCGGTGGTGTAGGCGCAGTGGGCGTCCAGCTCGCACTGGCGCTCGGCGCGACCGTGATCGGCACAGCAGCCGAGGCGAACCACGACTACCTGCGCTCGCTCGGTGCCATTCCGGTCACGTACGGCGAAGGCCTCGTCGACCGGGTCCGCGCGGTCGCACCCCAGGGCATCGAC
This region includes:
- the rsmI gene encoding 16S rRNA (cytidine(1402)-2'-O)-methyltransferase, with protein sequence MTGRLVLAGTPIGDLGDASARLARVLGEADVVAAEDTRRLRRLTTELGIVVHGRVLSFFEGNERERTPELVAALLEGQTVVVVTDAGMPSVSDPGYRLVAAAIEAEIHVTAVPGPSAVLTALALSGLPVDRFTFEGFLPRKPGERTKRLQELAKEPRTMVFFEAPHRLAASLENMAEAFGADRRTAVCRELTKTYEEVKRGTAAELAEWAIDGVRGEITVVVAGADQTKILGPDELAAEVAADEEAGTPRKEAISDVAKRFGVPKRTVYDAVLAARHPGK
- the metG gene encoding methionine--tRNA ligase; the protein is MPEKSFYVTTPIYYVTAPPHIGSAYTTVAGDVLTRWHAQRGERKWYLTGTDEHGEKVMRSAEAQGMSPQAWTDKLVEESWKPAWVDVDIDYDDFIRTTEKRHTDRVRDFWQTLYDKGDVYKGEYEGLYCVGCEEFKLPTDIRTDEDGTQRCMIHGTELETVSETNYFFRLSAYADRLIELYESQPDFVAPSSARNEVISFVKQGLQDLSITRSTFDWGIPVPWDEEHVLYVWIDALLNYVTAAGYGTDPERFEQLWPVDVHLVGKDILRFHAVIWPAMLMAAGVAVPKQVFAHGWLLVGGEKMSKSKLTAIAPNEITDHFGSDAFRYYFLRTIQFGSDGSFSWEHLNAVYTSELANGLGNLASRIAAMVGKYFDGELPEAVDHGPAEQALADKLASTVAAADKAIDTLAFQEALTAINDLVGAVNGYVSEQEPWKVAKDEAQRDRLATILYTSAEVLRAVAVLHNPTMPKTAAKLWTLLGADAKLGPLADQRVQDAGTWGQLPAGSVLVKGDALFPRLAEVEA
- a CDS encoding NADP-dependent oxidoreductase, producing MQAVVYEEFGGPEVLQTLEIDEPHAGPGEVRIAVRAAGVNPMDYKLRRGWFNAEAAVFPVVPGFEVAGVVDEVGDGVTEFVVGDEVVGWGKTGTFAEYALAGVVAKKPAEVSFEEAVALPVAGETSARALGLLGVTAGETVLIHGAAGGVGAVGVQLALALGATVIGTAAEANHDYLRSLGAIPVTYGEGLVDRVRAVAPQGIDAVYDVAGKGALPDSIELRGGTDRIVTIADPTAADHGIAFSAGGTPPEVQAAGLREQLELAATGKLKLKIAETFPFTDAAKAAEISESGHAKGKLVVKP